Proteins encoded within one genomic window of Scomber japonicus isolate fScoJap1 chromosome 16, fScoJap1.pri, whole genome shotgun sequence:
- the entpd5a gene encoding ectonucleoside triphosphate diphosphohydrolase 5: MATPNLLLTLSVWLLAGSLLSEATYYRHHRYVPHFYRYREHSANTENLLPEVSNPVAEVSQPDVPTYPEIPEVFHPAPEVIHRVPEAFHPVPEVIHPAPEPYHPPVVFQPVPEASSPVNQSRVFYGIMFDAGSTGTRIHIYKFIQKDPVELPVLDNEMYHAVKPGLSAYKDNPEEGGNTIRQLLKIAKKTVPEDEWKRTPVVLKATAGLRLLPEDKANALLKEVREVFSESPFFMPNTSVSIMNGTNEGVLAWVTVNFLTGHLYSNTRKTVGILDLGGGSTQITFLPKSKKTVQSAPFSYIARFNLFNSTYELYTHSYLGNGLYAARLATLGALGADGLDWKVFTSSCLPKKFREDVTFGGTTYKVSGIPDGYAGYKLCYYEVMKVIKGIVLQPYEVKGSSVFYAFSYYFDRAVESGLIDGSRGGAIEVRDFKKRAKEVCNKMTKYRAISPFLCMDMTYITCLLKEGFGFKDNTVLQLAKKVNNVETSWALGATFDYFRNLNIH, encoded by the exons ATGGCCACACCGAATCTTCTCCTCACACTATCCGTCTGGCTCTTGGCTGGGAGCCTTTTATCGGAGGCGACTTACTACCGGCACCACCGCTACGTCCCCCACTTCTATCGCTACCGGGAGCATTCCGCCAACACTGAAAACCTCCTCCCTGAAGTCTCCAACCCGGTGGCTGAAGTGTCGCAGCCTGATGTGCCGACCTACCCCGAGATTCCTGAGGTCTTCCACCCGGCGCCTGAAGTCATCCACCGCGTACCAGAGGCTTTCCACCCGGTGCCTGAAGTCATACATCCTGCACCTGAGCCTTACCACCCACCTGTGGTTTTTCAGCCCGTACCTGAAGCCTCCTCTCCCGTCAACCAGAGCCGTGTTTTCTATGGGATCATGTTTGACGCTGGGAGCACAGGCACCAGGATCCACATCTATAAATTCATCCAGAAAGACCCCG TTGAGCTGCCAGTTCTGGACAATGAAATGTACCATGCAGTGAAGCCCGGACTGTCTGCGTATAAAGACAACCCTGAGGAG GGTGGCAACACCATCCGACAGTTGTTGAAGATTGCCAAGAAGACAGTCCCAGAGGACGAGTGGAAGAGGACCCCGGTTGTCCTGAAGGCCACAGCGGGTCTGCGTCTGCTGCCTGAAGACAAGGCAAACGCTCTTCTGAAGGAG GTGCGAGAGGTATTTTCTGAATCCCCCTTCTTTATGCCAAACACCAGTGTTTCCATCATGAATGGAACAAATGAAG GAGTCCTCGCCTGGGTCACAGTGAACTTCCTCACAG GTCACTTGTATTCCAACACGAGGAAGACAGTGGGGATCTTGGATTTGGGTGGAGGATCTACACAGATCACATTCCTTCCCAAGTCAAAG AAAACAGTTCAGTCTGCTCCCTTCAGTTACATCGCCAGATTCAACCTGTTCAACAGCACATATGAACtctacacacacag CTACCTTGGTAATGGACTGTATGCAGCTCGATTGGCAACTCTTGGAGCATTAGGAGCTGATG gtCTAGATTGGAAAGTCTTCACTAGTTCCTGCCTCCCGAAAAAGTTCAGAGAAGATGTGACTTTTGGAGGAACCACCTACAAAGTTAGCGGGATTCCAGACG GCTATGCGGGCTATAAGCTGTGCTACTATGAGGTGATGAAGGTCATCAAAGGAATAGTGCTCCAGCCTTACGAAGTGAAAGGCAGCAGCGTCTTCTACGCTTTCTCCTACTACTTCGACAGAGCTGTGGAGTCTGGCCTCATCG ATGGTAGCCGGGGTGGTGCAATTGAAGTCAGGGATTTCAAGAAGAGAGCCAAAGAAG TGTGCAACAAAATGACCAAATACCGTGCTATCAGCCCCTTCCTCTGCATGGATATGACATATATCACTTGCCTGTTAAAGGAGGGCTTTGGCTTCAAGGACAACACTGTGCTGCAG CTTGCCAAAAAGGTGAACAATGTGGAGACGAGCTGGGCCCTGGGAGCAACCTTCGACTACTTCAGAAACCTCAACATCCACTAA
- the LOC128374874 gene encoding basal body-orientation factor 1-like, whose protein sequence is MPKKKVAKVKRAKAGKGKKEGKQDTKADKESDMEKAKANAALWELRLQVTDQSLVQYRETCRKLARANEELTNQLYRAEKDSMDVTGFLKKRDAAKEEKINMLQETLKTQEALARQEQNKLIEDYTLEINEMKELFRKKSGDFNMIQDGMKKIKDFQKKKAQMEQELNDIRESMDIAEKKHGETINKMECKFFKEKARLEREAEQTIAMVVEKAHSEAIVQLDDASRSVFKENVRLNEALKYHIKEAEDLQKLTDSLAKEKASLELDMNTFETIIKKNAAQMEDQKEEVFKLKEKVASLEQALKLKAREAQREEEKKKVLVSIQAQASQVELEKLQKVLAMRERELGHVKQLAHTIVEQRTEVEQFFHDALAQVKQEIKGSRLQYKKEALQAYRSRVREATAGRLKFPPIRTFHKSPHSTNSVYSDMEAAARWTHRPGSKVEISDLTWEQKEQMLRLLFAKMNGQMARNTSQHLVLSASYEKKNLTDKLERSSPRRPSSPRRLSPFCLQTHTVCRIYTPHDLCVASILHSGLFASALHPSVSIMRVK, encoded by the exons ATGCCGAAGAAGAAAGTCGCCAAAGTAAAGAGGGCGAAAGCTGG gaagggaaagaaagagggcaAACAGGATACGAAGGCGGACAAAGAGTCGGATATGGAAAAGGCCAAGGCCAACGCTGCCCTGTGGGAGCTCAGGCTACAGGTCACCGACCAGTCGCTGGTGCAGTACCGCGAGACCTGTCGCAAGTTGGCACGAGCCAATGAGGAGCTCACCAACCAGCTGTACCGCGCGGAGAAGGACAGCATGGACGTGACTGGCTTTTTGAAGAAAAGAGATGCAGCAAAAGAGGAGAag ATCAACATGCTGCAGGAAACACTCAAGACTCAAGAGGCCCTTGCACGTCAAGAGCAAAACAAACTG ATTGAAGACTACACACTTGAAATCAACGAGATGAAGGAACTGTTCAGAAAGAAATCCGGTGACTTTAACATGATACAGGATGGGATGAAGAAAATTAAGGACTTTCAGAAGAAGAAAGCTCAGATGGAGCAGGAGCTCAATGAt ataAGAGAGAGTATGGACATTGCTGAGAAGAAGCACGGGGAAACCATAAACAAAATGGAGTGCAAATTCTTCAAAGAAAAG GCTCGTCTGGAGAGAGAAGCTGAGCAAACGATAGCCATGGTAGTGGAGAAGGCCCACAGTGAAGccattgt GCAGCTGGACGATGCCTCACGCTCTGTGTTCAAGGAGAACGTCCGTCTCAACGAAGCACTGAAATATCACATAAAGGAGGCAGAGGACCTGCAGAAACTGACAGATTCATTGGCTAAGGAAAAGGCGTCCCTGGAACTGGACATG AACACATTTGAGACGATAATCAAGAAGAATGCTGCTCAGATGGAGGACCAGAAAGAGGAGGTATTTAAACTGAAGGAAAAGGTAGCATCACTGGAGCAGGCCTTAAAGCTAAAAGCTAGGGAAGCTCAgcgagaagaggagaagaaaaaggtcCTGGTCAGCATCCAGGCCCAGGCCAGCCAGGTGGAGTTGGAGAAGCTGCAGAAAGTACTTGCCATGCGGGAGAGAGAGTTGGGGCATGTCAAGCAGCTAGCCCACACAATTGTGGAGCAGCGCACAGAGGTGGAGCAATTCTTCCATGACGCACTGGCTCAGGTGAAGCAGGAGATCAAGGGCAGCAGGCTACAGTACAAAAAGGAGGCACTACAGGCTTATCGCTCGAGGGTGAGAGAAGCCACAGCAGGAAGGCTTAAGTTTCCACCCATCCGCACCTTTCATAAAAGCCCCCACAGTACCAACTCTGTCTATTCAGACATGGAGGCGGCTGCAAGGTG GACGCATCGACCAGGCAGTAAAGTTGAAATTTCAGATCTCACTTGGGAGCAGAAGGAACAAATGCTTAGGCTCCTCTTTGCCAAAATGAACGGACAAATGGCAAG GAACACCAGCCAACATCTGGTGTTGTCTGCCTCCTACGAGAAGAAGAACCTAACTGACA AATTAGAGAGGAGCTCTCCGCGGCGACCTTCATCACCCAGGCGCCTGAGTCCGTTCTGCCTTCAAACCCATACAGTCTGCCGGATATACACACCACATGACCTCTGTGTGGCCTCTATATTACACTCTGGATTGTTTGCCTCTGCTTTGCACCCTTCAGTGTCAATCATGCGTGTTAAGTAG